In Nitrospirota bacterium, one DNA window encodes the following:
- a CDS encoding nucleotidyltransferase domain-containing protein yields the protein MKTYTEYIKAWKQREAIEEEELKAERKRALSKAKRAAIFLAEKYGVEKVILFGSLPKGRYHISSDIDLAISGLSPRIFFKAWTEVENLIDTKVDIKLIEECRGLIRDSIKKGIVLYEKKP from the coding sequence ATGAAAACGTATACCGAATATATCAAGGCGTGGAAACAGAGGGAGGCCATCGAGGAAGAAGAACTTAAAGCTGAAAGGAAAAGGGCACTCTCAAAGGCAAAGAGGGCCGCGATATTTCTTGCAGAGAAATACGGTGTGGAGAAAGTAATACTCTTTGGCTCTCTCCCGAAAGGAAGGTATCATATTAGTTCTGATATAGACCTTGCTATTTCTGGTCTTTCGCCGAGAATTTTTTTTAAAGCATGGACTGAAGTAGAGAATCTTATAGATACGAAGGTTGATATAAAGCTTATTGAGGAATGCAGGGGGCTTATCAGAGACAGCATAAAGAAAGGGATAGTGCTCTATGAAAAAAAGCCGTGA